The Oscarella lobularis chromosome 12, ooOscLobu1.1, whole genome shotgun sequence genome window below encodes:
- the LOC136193939 gene encoding kelch domain-containing protein 2-like has protein sequence MAESVALSPEPRVSHESALIGDELHLFGGIKDTIYSDYFPRNEIWTCNVREKKKKWIRRFTVGITPPPCRGAQCVVVDGIVYSYGGALSEYALTCLEDVYGLDPKNMKWMKVATPVDGKKPWKRHSCCLWAIGGRVIMFGGAIRNLPPNRLQCGAHLHAKVNNEIYEFVFEEGSEKGYWLDVELSGKRPKPRCSAAVETIDGHRGLVHGGSYFDGQVNDAFVIDLEKKQWISVNFSQTPCARHLHRICRISTKKVEKNCFLLIGGSVYGNSKLKGKEFRHVYVLDLDKRTSHALDLNPEIAPIQRHTLHCVENQDGSLQIIVIGGKKKDGNLKDILDEFSLVPSNESFVQIETEIRALPSAQDISKAPKKKSRETEREIEELGTDVLEVQDEGTQLEAGYLSSEEENTRLREQRSGLESRCSSLQRENEGPSKLQPKKKDVAFAFETQMSELQTRCNGCTSLQRENEAMRAKCHDLQTEKTDLAKAL, from the exons ATGGCAGAAAGCGTCGCGTTGTCACCCGAGCCTCGAGTATCGCACGAAAGTGCGTTGATCGGGGACGAATTGCATCTCTTCGGCGGAATAAAGGATACGATATATTCTGATTATTTTCCTCGCAACGAAATCTGGACTTGTAACGTccgcgagaagaagaagaaatggattCGCCGTTTCACCGTAGGAATTACTCCTCCGCCTTGCCGAGGAGCACAATGCGTTGTCGTTGATGGAATCGTGTATTCGTACGGGGGAGCGCTGTCGGAATACGCATTGACGTGTCTCGAAGACGTGTATGGTTTGGATCCGAAGAATATGAAATGGATGAAAGTGGCCACGCCCGTCGACGGAAAGAAACCATGGAAACGCCACTCCTGCTGTTTGTGGGCTATTGGAGGACGAGTTATCATGTTTGGGGGAGCGATCCGAAACCTTCCTCCAAATCGTCTCCAATGTGGAGCACATTTACATGCGAAAGTGAATAATGAGATTTATGAATTTGTATTCGAGGAGGGAAGTGAAAAAg GGTATTGGTTGGATGTTGAATTGAGTGGAAAACGACCGAAACCACGTTGCAGTGCTGCAGTGGAAACGATCGATGGACATCGTGGATTAGTTCATGGAGGGTCATACTTCGACGGACAAGTCAATGATGCatttgtgattgatttggagaaaaag CAATGGATTTCCGTCAATTTTTCTCAAACACCATGCGCTCGGCATTTACACAGAATCTGTCGCATATCAACGAAAAaagttgaaaaaaattgctttcttcttaTTGGTGGGTCCGTCTACGGAAATTCGAAactgaaaggaaaagaattcCGGCATGTCTACGTTCTTGACTTGGACAAAAGAACATCTCATGCG CTTGATCTAAATCCGGAAATAGCACCTATTCAAAGGCACACTCTTCATTGCGTGGAGAATCAAGATGGATCTCTTCAGATTATTGTCATCGGGGGAAAAAAGAAGGATGGCAATTTGAAAGACATTTTGGACGAATTTTCTCTTG TCCCGTCGAACGAGTCATTCGTGCAGATTGAGACTGAGATACGTGCACTTCCTTCAGCTCAAGATATATCTAAAgctcctaagaaaaagagtcgggaaactgaaagagaaattgaagaattgGG AACGGATGTGTTAGAGGTTCAAGACGAAGG AACACAGTTGGAAGCAGGATACCTGTCctcagaagaagagaatacTCGACTCAGAGAGCAAAG GTCAGGGTTAGAGAGCCGTTGTAGTTCTCTTCAGAGAGAGAATGAAGGTCCAAG CAAATTGCaaccgaaaaagaaagacgtggCTTTCGCTTTTGAAACGCAAAT GTCAGAGCTACAGACCCGTTGCAATGGTTGTACTTCTCTTCAGAGAGAGAATGAAGCTATGAG AGCTAAATGTCATGATTTGCAGACGGAAAAGACTGACTTAGCTAAGGCCCTTTAA
- the LOC136193702 gene encoding ankyrin-1-like, whose product MNAMACAIMCNSLDVAKYLLLAGWDIESSVDKRRTTGFLFAVNRGSVKGVDLFVRKGCNIYAVNDHGDGALALACFRGHIPMVKKVMKLGFSVYDVHGNDYRPLHCAADRGHAETASYLIENGARLEDRAESGLTPFLVACSFDRVGIIDLLVSKGCNIHAKKKRGDGALAIASWDGNLRLAEKLINLGLDPNEAEVDGYSSLHWAAKNGHLKVAEFLISKGARLEGRADSGYTPYLVACDCQCVDMIDLLIAAGCDVRSKSKRGDGALAMASWNGNLRIAKKLVQLGLDVNEAHFSGYTSLHWAVARGHFELAEFLIEKGANLEAESKRAETPFLVACNAERIDSVEFLVSKNCNIHAKNEKEDGALAIACSKGNLELAEKLLQLGLDVNKTHSCGATSLHKAAGKGHHVLAEFLIKNGADLEAKDENGGTPILCCSATGNLRMLEVLILGECNIHAKNKFGMGSLAAASASGKVEIAKKLLEVRCLVADKDDFGFTPLHMAAKWNKPVVADLLIDRGANIEAQDKWGRTPFLYAVCNGHIESADFLLNKGCNPHALDKEGHGALALACIENHYDVAESLLTSFPDQDLNAVLHLVAQRDLDTIAQLLILKGANSEARDNWGCTPLLTAIEFGCDNVIDLLLKKGSNIYAWTKNGESALDVALIGGRLDLFHRFVKAGIKASQLGLESRRFLSKATASGSKEAAYFLKEINIIQCSEDPLKWTSPQERDELVQEIAILRTKLAKQEVRLPSPREENKDFVAGTHENKWKQQLEEVSLALSRREGELARLLDAAAEMKAEHKAKEAADEAVLTKFKSEAEEKSRLLDAKICEIAQLKAFAEDKEVEIESGRKEADAMRRENAKNVEFFEERIAAAEREIAQLKADAEVNDVQIENAKKENFAMRLDHEKIIELYEERFAVAQKTHDLLKAAVEEENLKFENAQKGYDGLSVENAKLKGLYQEMQDELKAVIEEKAEKERQLKKAKNEEEFLHIPIGDVKMTDLKLGDGGYGEVRVGYWRGCPVAVKMFYEFLNTDYHLRLFQQEISVCVRARHPNVVFLCGVTTENGVPFRIITELLEGSLSDVIRAALRTKWSLSLREQIDLALGTTAGIAYLHQLGPEGVLHGDVRPSNVVVTSLMEAKVCDLGAARLAEISLSAGPLSPQYVAPERRPDNIHGAAHNTKMADVCSLGVTLVELMTGELPVASHRFEQAADVGHLAVKKMCRGMICVDANARPTAAECLAQLERVQESEEYDRCYPKRLVKGRLHGEDQVTLVLPMLPQRRSVKSYIS is encoded by the exons ATGAATGCAATGGCGTGTGCAATTATGTGCAATTCTTTGGACGTGGCTAAATATCTTCTCCTGGCAGGATGGGACATCGAGAGTTCAGTCGACAAG CGTAGAACAACTGGGTTCCTTTTTGCTGTCAATCGGGGATCTGTTAAAGGCGTCGATTTATTTGTGAGGAAGGGCTGCAACATCTATGCAGTGAACGAT caTGGCGATGGAGCTCTGGCTTTGGCGTGTTTCCGAGGTCATATTCCAATGGTGAAAAAAGTTATGAAACTGGGTTTCTCCGTCTATGATGTCCACGGA AATGACTACAGGCCGTTGCACTGTGCAGCTGATCGTGGGCATGCGGAAACTGCTTCATATCTAATAGAAAATGGGGCCAGACTTGAAGACAGAGCCGAG TCTGGGCTGACACCTTTTCTTGTTGCTTGTTCTTTTGATCGCGTTGGAATCATTGATCTCTTGGTTTCCAAAGGCTGCAACATTCATGCTAAGAAAaag CGAGGAGACGGAGCCCTGGCAATAGCGAGCTGGGATGGAAACCTGAGACTCGCTGAGAAATTGATTAACCTCGGTTTGGACCCCAACGAAGCAGAAGTG GACGGCTACTCCTCTTTGCACTGGGCCGCTAAAAATGGGCACCTTAAAGTGGCTGAATTTCTTATCAGCAAAGGGGCTAGGCTCGAAGGTCGTGCCGAT TCTGGATACACGCCTTACCTCGTGGCCTGTGACTGCCAATGCGTGGACATGATCGATCTTCTGATCGCCGCAGGTTGCGATGTACGTTCCAAGAGCAAG AGAGGAGACGGAGCCTTGGCAATGGCGAGTTGGAATGGGAATCTTAGGATTGCCAAAAAGTTAGTTCAACTGGGACtggacgtcaacgaagctCATTTC TCTGGCTATACTTCTTTGCACTGGGCAGTTGCCAGAGGGCATTTCGAGCTAGCAGAATTTCTTATTGAAAAGGGCGCAAATCTGGAAGCTGAAAGCAAA AGAGCTGAAACCCCCTTTCTCGTTGCTTGTAATGCCGAACGCATTGATTCGGTCGAGTTCCTGGTATCCAAAAATTGCAATATTCATGCCAAGAACGAG aaagaAGATGGTGCCTTGGCAATTGCATGTTCCAAGGGAAACCTTGAACTTGCTGAAAAGTTGCTTCAACTTGGATTGGACGTCAATAAAACTCATTCT TGTGGAGCTACTTCCTTGCACAAGGCTGCTGGCAAAGGGCATCATGTACTAGCAGAATTTCTGATTAAAAATGGTGCAGATCTTGAAGCCAAAGATGAA AACGGAGGCACTCCGATTCTCTGCTGCTCCGCAACGGGCAATCTGCGTATGCTTGAAGTTTTAATACTTGGCGAATGCAACATCCATGCAAAGAATAAG TTTGGGATGGGATCATTGGCAGCTGCAAGTGCCAGTGGAAAAGTAGAAATAGCAAAAAAACTCCTCGAAGTCCGATGTTTGGTGGCTGACAAAGATGAC TTTGGCTTTACTCCGCTTCATATGGCAGCTAAATGGAATAAGCCGGTGGTTGCCGATCTTCTGATTGACAGGGGCGCCAACATCGAAGCCCAAGACAAA TGGGGGCGAACGCCGTTTCTTTATGCAGTTTGTAATGGGCATATTGAGTCtgccgattttcttcttaaCAAGGGCTGCAATCCTCACGCACTTGATAAG GAAGGACATGGGGCATTGGCTTTAGCCTGCATCGAAAACCATTACGATGTAGCAGAGTCACTTCTAACCAGTTTTCCTGACCAA GATTTGAACGCAGTTCTTCATTTGGTTGCTCAGCGGGATTTAGATACGATAGCTCAACTGTTGATTTTGAAAGGTGCAAACAGCGAGGCTCGAGATAAt TGGGGATGCACTCCTCTTCTGACTGCCATTGAATTTGGCTGTGACAATGTCATTGATTTGCTGTTGAAAAAAGGTTCCAATATATACGCATGGACGAAAAATGGAGAATCTGCTTTGGATGTGGCGCTCATTGGAGGGCGGCTAGATTTATTTCACCGGTTTGTCAAAGCGGGAATCAAAGCATCGCAACTGGGGCTG GAGAGTCGGCGATTTCTGTCAAAAGCAACAGCTAGTGGAAGCAAAGAAGCTGCTTATTTTCTCAAAGAG ATCAATATTATTCAGTGCTCTGAAGATCCTTTGAAGTGGACTTCTCCTCAG GAAAGAGATGAGCTGGTACAGGAAATCGCTATACTTCGCACCAAGTTGGCAAAGCAAGAGGTTCGTCTTCCCTCTCCAAGAGAGGAGAACAAAGACTTCGTTGCTGGCACCCAC GAAAATAAATGGAAGCAACAGTTGGAAGAAGTCTCTCTTGCCTTGTCTAGAAGGGAAGGAGAGCTGGCTCGCTTGCTGGATGCGGCTGCAGAAATGAAAGCGGAGCACAAAGCCAAGGAAGCAGCTGATGAGGCTGTTTTAA CAAAATTTAAAAGCGAggcagaagagaagagcagGTTACTTGATGCTAAAATTTGTGAAATTG CACAATTAAAGGCTTTTGCTGAAGACAAGGAAGTTGAAATTGAGAGTGGAAGAAAAGAGGCTGATGCTATGAGACGCGAAAACG CAAAAAACGTGGAGTTCTTCGAAGAGAGAATAGCTGCtgctgaaagagaaatcg CGCAACTAAAAGCTGATGCTGAGGTGAATGATGTTCAGATTGAGAAcgcaaagaaagagaacttTGCAATGAGACTTGACCACG aaaaaattatcGAGCTCTACGAGGAAAGATTCGCAGTAGCGCAAAAGACGCACG ATCTTTTGAAAGCCGctgttgaagaagaaaacttgAAATTTGAGAACGCTCAGAAAGGATATGATGGTCTGAGTGTTGAAAACG CAAAATTAAAGGGCCTTTACCAAGAAATGCAGGATGAATTGAAGGCtgtcattgaagaaaaagccgaGAAGGAGAGGCaactaaaaaaagcaaaaaacgaggaagaatttcttcacatTCCAATCGGCGATGTCAAAATGACGGACCTAAAGCTGGGCGACGGTGGCTATGGAG aagTTAGAGTGGGTTACTGGCGCGGCTGCCCTGTTGCTGTCAAAATGTTCTACGAGTTTTTGAACACTGACTACCAccttcgtctctttcaacAAGAAATTTCCGTCTGCGTTCGCGCTCGCCATCCCAACGTTGTCTTCCTATGCGGCGTAACAACGGAGAACGGCGTTCCATTCCGAATCATCACCGAACTTCTCGAAGGCTCACTATCGGACGTCATCAGAGCCGCTCTTCGTACAAAATGGTCTTTGTCCTTACGCGAGCAGATTGATCTCGCTCTGGGAACGACGGCAGGAATTGCGTATCTCCACCAGCTCGGGCCCGAGGGGGTTCTCCACGGTGACGTCCGTCCCTCTAACGTGGTCGTAACGTCGTTGATGGAGGCTAAAGTATGCGATTTGGGTGCCGCTCGCTTAGCCGAAATTTCTCTCTCCGCTGGCCCGTTGAGTCCCCAATATGTGGCTCCGGAGCGAAGGCCAGACAACATTCACGGGGCGGCGCATAATACAAAGATGGCCGACGTGTGTAGTCTAGGAGTTACCCTTGTTGAATTGATGACTGGGGAACTGCCTGTTGCCAGTCATCGATTCGAACAAGCTGCTGACGTCGGTCATCTCGCGGTGAAGAAAATGTGTCGCGGTATGATTTGCGTTGATGCAAACGCGAGGCCGACTGCCGCCGAGTGTTTGGCTCAATTGGAACGAGTTCAAGAGTCAGAAGAATACGATCGGTGCTATCCGAAAAGATTGGTAAAGGGTAGGTTGCATGGAGAAGATCAGGTAACTTTGGTGCTTCCAATGTTGCCGCAACGTCGATCCGTAAAAAGTTACATTTCTTAG
- the LOC136193938 gene encoding uncharacterized protein, with protein MELSNIWSVDTKEIDFKNVIGRGSFGDVWSAEYRNQIVAIKVLKIEADDCTEEQLKDFNDESELLRSVFHANIVRFIGTGKNAEDKPFIVLEYMERGSVRQELDNNYAHTPPEQKLQVKWATDSAMGMRHLHAIGRMHRDLKCDNLLINDRGVVKVADLGCTKLVPKITEGHEIVRGTRAVGTALFQVPEIICGLHYDSSVDVYSYGITLWEIQTAKHPYDKHFQPGVTARDILNRVVEEELRPEFPTDCNKDMRELTQSCWNARPFCRPSFDDIINKLKEISSPNLIGEIINCAEINEIREAANLCSPCD; from the coding sequence ATGGAGTTGTCTAACATATGGTCAGTTGATACCAAGGAAATAGATTTCAAGAACGTCATTGGGCGTGGATCGTTCGGCGACGTGTGGAGTGCCGAGTATCGCAATCAGATCGTCGCTATTAAAGTGCTCAAAATCGAAGCCGACGATTGCACTGAGGAACAATTGAAAGATTTCAATGACGAAAGCGAACTCTTGAGATCAGTCTTTCATGCAAATATAGTCCGCTTTATCGGAACGGGTAAAAACGCCGAAGACAAACCATTCATTGTGCTCGAATATATGGAACGAGGATCGGTTCGACAAGAGTTGGACAATAACTACGCCCACACGCCACCGGAACAAAAGCTTCAAGTCAAATGGGCTACGGATTCTGCCATGGGCATGCGCCATCTGCACGCCATCGGACGAATGCACAGAGATCTCAAGTGCGACAACTTGCTCATCAATGATCGTGGAGTAGTCAAAGTGGCTGATTTGGGGTGCACAAAACTCGTTCCAAAGATCACAGAGGGTCACGAGATTGTGAGAGGGACAAGGGCTGTTGGAACGGCTCTATTTCAAGTACCAGAAATTATTTGCGGACTTCACTACGACTCGTCTGTAGACGTGTACAGCTACGGAATTACCTTGTGGGAAATCCAAACAGCGAAGCATCCTTATGACAAACATTTCCAGCCGGGCGTCACGGCGAGAGATATTCTAAACCGagtcgttgaagaagaacttCGTCCTGAGTTTCCCACCGATTGCAACAAAGACATGAGAGAATTGACGCAGTCATGCTGGAACGCAAGACCATTTTGTCGGCCTTCTTTTGACGACATCATAAACAAGTTGAAGGAAATTAGCTCTCCCAATTTAATAGGTGAGATTATTAACTGCGCAGAAATTAATGAAATCAGGGAAGCTGCAAACCTTTGCAGCCCTTGCGATTAA
- the LOC136193940 gene encoding uncharacterized protein produces MKTYTTQIGNGDVKWNVASIRKIMTPAESNTLKNICDTSSAAIGRFAFTTSHSDDLLIEDLSQMKFTIIKMASKNSSLDEKHLLVGSGNTVFKFATQFYASNSKKETDLVALDIFKLSGCEPGTNSFDYILHPCRPCPIGQYSDHYGATDCSDCPPGLVTTTTGSTSLRNCTCPVGKCANGICIVQSDYTTQCICNRGFTGPSCKIPTTYLVIMGAVLAVVLFVVSLYCIKRLRKHKNMAKYTRAELEIAEETAAELSDIWSVDEKEVEFDRMIGEGSFGDVWTAQYRDQTVAVKVLKFTEQDCTNEQLQEFKDESELLRSIFHAHIVRFIGTGKTAESKPFIVLEYMEEGSIRKELDDKYGDHPMEIELQVKYALHAAKGIRHLHRINRMHRDLKCDNLLVNKAGIVKVADLGCTRIVPKISDENDRSVRGTRAVGTAFFRAPEIFRGEAYSIAVDVYSYGITLWELMTAKHPYFEKFEQGLTSQEILDKIVHSDVRPEFPGHCDDCLEKLAKLCWNGNPFERPTFEEIVPVLKGLRLPMW; encoded by the coding sequence ATGAAAACGTATACGACGCAAATTGGCAATGGAGACGTGAAGTGGAATGTTGCATCGATTCGCAAAATAATGACGCCAGCCGAATCAAACACATTAAAAAACATCTGCGATACGTCAAGCGCAGCAATTGGTCGCTTTGCATTTACAACCAGCCACAGTGACGACCTTCTGATTGAAGATCTTAGTCAAATGAAATTCACAATAATTAAAATGGCGAGCAAAAATTCTTCGTTAGATGAGAAGCATTTACTCGTTGGTAGCGGCAATACCGTATTTAAATTCGCAACGCAGTTTTATGcctctaattctaagaagGAGACAGATTTAGTTGCTTTGGATATTTTCAAACTTTCAGGGTGCGAGCCTGGAACAAACAGTTTTGACTACATTCTTCATCCGTGTCGCCCTTGTCCAATAGGACAATACAGCGATCATTACGGTGCAACTGACTGCAGCGATTGCCCGCCCGGTTTAGTAACAACAACCACGGGCTCAACTTCCTTGAGAAATTGCACATGTCCTGTCGGAAAATGCGCTAATGGAATATGCATTGTACAAAGCGACTACACTACCCAATGTATTTGCAACAGAGGATTTACTGGCCCATCGTGTAAAATTCCGACAACGTATCTCGTAATTATGGGAGCAGTACTTGCAGTGGTACTATTCGTGGTCTCCCTGTACTGCATAAAGCGATTAAGAAAACATAAAAATATGGCCAAGTACACTAGAGCCGAATTGGAAATTGctgaagaaacggcagcTGAACTATCCGACATATGGTCAGTAGACGAAAAGGAAGTCGAATTTGACCGAATGATTGGAGAGGGATCCTTTGGCGACGTGTGGACTGCGCAATATCGCGATCaaaccgtcgccgtcaaagtcCTCAAATTTACAGAACAAGATTGCACCAACGAGCAATTACAagaattcaaagacgaaagcgagctGCTTCGATCGATATTCCACGCGCACATCGTTCGATTCATTGGAACTGGGAAGACGGCGGAGAGCAAACCGTTCATTGTTTTGGAATACATGGAAGAAGGGTCAATTCGAAAAGAATTGGATGACAAGTACGGAGATCATCCTATGGAGATCGAGCTTCAAGTCAAATACGCTCTACACGCGGCCAAGGGAATACGTCATCTCCACCGCATCAATCGAATGCATCGCGATCTCAAGTGCGACAATCTTCTCGTCAACAAGGCGGGAATCGTCAAAGTCGCCGACTTGGGCTGCACCAGGATCGTACCCAAGATcagcgacgagaacgacagAAGCGTTCGAGGAACACGTGCCGTAGGTACGGCATTCTTCAGAGCTCCAGAAATATTTCGCGGCGAAGCGTACAgcattgccgtcgacgtttacAGCTACGGAATAACGTTGTGGGAACTTATGACCGCAAAACATCCTTACTTCGAGAAATTCGAGCAAGGATTGACAAGTCAAGAAATCCTGGATAAAATCGTTCACAGCGATGTACGACCTGAATTTCCGGGTCACTGCGATGACTGTTTAGAGAAACTGGCCAAATTGTGCTGGAATGGGAACCCGTTTGAGAGGCCAACATTTGAAGAGATTGTTCCAGTGCTGAAAGGACTTCGGTTGCCAATGTGGTAA